A single window of Salvia splendens isolate huo1 chromosome 8, SspV2, whole genome shotgun sequence DNA harbors:
- the LOC121743464 gene encoding CBL-interacting protein kinase 18-like has protein sequence METKENILMKKYEVGRMLGQGAFAKVYYGRNVRTGQSVAIKVIDKQKIGKVELINQIKREISIMNMVRHQNIMHLEEVMATKTKVYIVMEYAKGGELFKRIVKGRIKEETARAYFRQLICAVDFCHNRGVYHRDLKPENLLLDEDGNLKVSDFGLSALAESKRQDGLLHTTCGTPAYISPEVISRKGYDGAKSDIWSCGVILFVMLAGHLPFHCRNLMDMYRKIAKGIYKCPTWFSSEVKRLLSKILDPNPKTRISIARIKEHPWFNKGLTPKNPVANEANMDNIVTIPLEVNDMELARPYNLNAFDIISLSSGFDLSSLFVSQDEKEDARFTTTSSVACIVSKLEDVAHESGFKLMKKERGSFKLEGCVKYALSIEVEIYEIGPSYHLVEIKKSSGNLMDYQHLLRQTIKTAFEDIVWSWLGEHQHN, from the coding sequence ATGGAGACGAAGGAGAACATATTGATGAAGAAATATGAAGTAGGGAGGATGTTAGGTCAAGGCGCTTTCGCAAAAGTTTACTATGGTAGGAATGTTAGAACCGGACAGAGTGTGGCGATCAAGGTTATTGATAAACAAAAAATAGGAAAAGTTGAGCTCATTAATCAGATCAAACGTGAGATATCCATCATGAATATGGTAAGGCACCAAAACATAATGCATCTTGAGGAAGTCATGGCCACTAAAACCAAGGTATACATTGTGATGGAATATGCGAAAGGCGGCGAGCTTTTCAAGAGGATTGTCAAAGGGAGAATCAAGGAAGAAACCGCGAGGGCATACTTCCGACAATTGATTTGTGCTGTTGATTTTTGCCACAATAGAGGCGTGTACCACCGTGATTTAAAACCCGAGAATCTTCTTCTAGACGAAGATGGGAACTTGAAGGTGTCGGATTTTGGTTTGAGTGCGCTTGCAGAGTCTAAACGACAGGATGGTTTGCTCCACACGACGTGTGGGACTCCAGCGTATATTTCTCCTGAGGTTATAAGTAGAAAAGGGTATGATGGGGCCAAATCCGACATTTGGTCATGTGGTGTGATACTATTTGTGATGCTAGCGGGCCATCTTCCGTTCCATTGTAGAAATCTCATGGATATGTATAGGAAGATAGCCAAGGGTATTTACAAATGCCCTACTTGGTTCTCTTCTGAAGTAAAGAGGTTGTTGTCTAAGATTCTTGATCCAAATCCCAAAACTAGGATTTCCATTGCAAGAATCAAGGAACACCCGTGGTTCAACAAAGGCTTGACTCCCAAAAATCCGGTGGCAAACGAAGCGAACATGGATAATATTGTTACAATACCCTTAGAGGTTAACGACATGGAGCTTGCAAGGCCGTATAATTTGAACGCATTTGACATCATATCGCTCTCGAGTGGATTTGACTTGTCAAGTTTGTTTGTGAGTCAGGACGAGAAAGAGGATGCGCGGTTCACAACAACAAGCTCGGTTGCTTGCATCGTGTCAAAGCTTGAGGATGTTGCACACGAGTCGGGGTTCAAACTGATGAAGAAGGAGCGAGGTTCGTTCAAGCTAGAGGGGTGTGTGAAATATGCATTGTCCATTGAGGTAGAGATATATGAAATTGGCCCCTCATACCATTTAGTGGAGATAAAAAAATCTAGTGGTAATTTGATGGACTATCAGCATTTGTTAAGACAAACTATAAAAACTGCCTTTGAGGATATAGTTTGGTCATGGCTAGGTGAGCATCAACATAACTAG